From a single Ascaphus truei isolate aAscTru1 chromosome 2, aAscTru1.hap1, whole genome shotgun sequence genomic region:
- the MCUR1 gene encoding mitochondrial calcium uniporter regulator 1 — MVFASSRAPLHVLAARTRSPSSCSSGGGRVWRRAGILPVTVTRMRPRDFSVLTSPRHVSEKWDIFSSVGKKFYFDTHAIVQVLEANGFTTQQSEIIVSALLKIINANMDVIFKDMFTKVQQEISLQQVMSQIASVKKDMIILERSEFSALRTENEKVKIELQQLKRQLSDEIVKVRANIKLDFNMEKSGVKEMYADNEKKLLEVGTEIVELHTQQDRAMTQTKRKIDTEVAGLKTMLESHKLDTIKYLAGSVFTCLTIVLGFYRLWM; from the exons ATGGTGTTCGCGAGTTCCCGCGCGCCGCTGCACGTCCTCGCGGCCCGGACTCGCTCCCCTTCCAGCTGCAGCAGCGGCGGGGGGAGGGTGTGGAGGCGCGCGGGCATCCTTCCCGTGACTGTCACGCGCATGCGCCCCAGAG ACTTCAGTGTCTTAACATCACCCCGACATGTCTCGGAGAAGTGGGACATATTCTCATCGGTGGGGAAGAAATTCTACTTTGACACTCATGCAATTGTGCAGGTTCTGGAGGCCAATG GATTCACAACGCAGCAGTCGGAGATCATTGTATCTGCATTGTTGAAAATCATTAACGCCAACATGGATGTGATCTTCAAGGACATGTTCACCAAAGTGCAGCAG gAGATCTCTCTTCAGCAGGTCATGTCGCAGATAGCATCTGTGAAGAAGGACATGATCATTCTGGAGAGGAGTGAATTTTCGGCACTTCGAACGGAAAACGAG AAAGTAAAAATTGAACTACAGCAGCTGAAGAGACAATTAAGT gatgAAATTGTCAAGGTTCGCGCAAACATCAAGTTGGATTTTAACATGGAGAAAAGCGGAGTAAAAGaaatg TACGCTGATAATGAAAAGAAGCTGCTGGAAGTCGGAACAGAAATAGTGGAACTG CATACTCAACAAGATAGGGCAATGACACAAACCAAAAGGAAGATAGACACAGAGGTAGCAGGACTCAAAACAATGCTAGAATCACATAAACTTGACACTATCAAATATCTTGCAG GGTCAGTGTTTACATGCCTTACAATCGTACTTGGATTTTACCGGCTGTGGATGTAA